From the genome of Spirosomataceae bacterium TFI 002, one region includes:
- a CDS encoding Enterochelin esterase yields MTGINKFFGLKIFSKYLKRDVIVDIVLPQKKSYVGKRIPVLYMNDGQDYGELKMGEILKDFYLKKNFEFVYVGIHCNKDRLYEYGTSGIPDYKGRGNKAQAHSDFVIKELMPWVEANFPASTEKESRFIAGFSLGGLSALDILWEHPSLFSKVGVFSGSFWWRKKEFRDGYDDDKDRIMHQKVRSGSFHEGLSFWFECGTKDEKSDRNNNGIIDSIDDTVDLMNELKLKGYKKVTYLEVEDGEHNFNTWRKVMPNFLDWLLA; encoded by the coding sequence TTGACAGGAATAAATAAATTTTTTGGATTAAAAATATTTTCAAAATATCTCAAAAGAGATGTAATTGTTGATATAGTTTTACCTCAGAAGAAGTCCTATGTAGGTAAACGAATACCAGTCCTGTACATGAATGATGGGCAAGACTATGGTGAGCTCAAAATGGGTGAGATTCTTAAAGACTTTTATCTTAAAAAGAATTTTGAGTTTGTTTATGTTGGGATTCACTGTAACAAAGACAGGTTGTACGAGTACGGAACTAGCGGTATTCCAGATTATAAGGGACGTGGCAACAAAGCTCAAGCACATTCTGATTTTGTGATAAAAGAGCTCATGCCATGGGTGGAGGCCAACTTTCCGGCTTCTACAGAAAAGGAAAGCAGGTTTATTGCTGGATTTTCGCTTGGTGGACTTTCTGCACTAGATATTCTGTGGGAGCATCCTTCTCTTTTTTCAAAGGTAGGAGTGTTTAGTGGTTCATTTTGGTGGAGAAAAAAGGAATTCCGTGATGGATACGATGATGACAAAGATCGTATAATGCATCAAAAAGTTAGAAGTGGTTCTTTTCATGAAGGTTTATCGTTTTGGTTTGAGTGTGGTACCAAAGACGAAAAAAGCGATCGGAATAATAATGGTATCATAGATTCTATAGATGATACAGTTGATTTAATGAATGAACTGAAGCTCAAAGGTTACAAAAAAGTAACTTATTTAGAGGTGGAAGACGGTGAGCATAACTTCAATACTTGGAGAAAAGTTATGCCCAATTTTTTGGATTGGTTGTTAGCGTGA
- a CDS encoding arylsulfatase: protein MKKLILVLLTFCSSLYAQPNIVYILADDLGYGELGVYGQQMIETPNIDALAGRGMIFTQHYSGAPVCAPARGSLLTGLHTGHAHVRGNDEWASRGDVWSLEAMFKDANLEGQRPLPDSIVTIGEMLQKAGYQTGIVGKWGLGGPETESIPTTQGFNFFYGYNCQRQAHTYYPSHLWKNEEKIVLKNKIVPLAQGLPQNLDPYDPVSYEPYSQNDYSATLMHDEALGFIDLNKNNPFFLYYASPIPHVALQAPEKWVKYYETKFGREEPYTGKSYYPNRTPRATYAAMITYLDEQVGELVQKLKDNGQYENTLIIFTSDNGPSYAGGAPTKHFQSGKPYSAEYGRAKGFVFEGGIRVPMIAAWPRKIKAGSKSDHISAFYDVMATFADISKVEAPSNDGISFLPTLLGKKQKQHEYLFWEFTGYNGQQAIRKGDWKAIRIGIMKGEMGIKLFDLSKDPLELNDIANRNPKVVKEMERIFRENHTRASTEKFRMAELGD from the coding sequence ATGAAAAAGCTTATTTTAGTTCTTCTCACTTTTTGTTCATCGTTGTACGCTCAACCTAATATCGTTTATATCCTAGCCGACGATTTAGGATATGGTGAACTCGGAGTATATGGGCAGCAAATGATTGAAACTCCCAATATCGACGCCTTAGCTGGCAGAGGTATGATTTTCACCCAACATTACTCTGGTGCCCCAGTGTGTGCTCCAGCTAGAGGAAGCCTACTTACTGGTTTACACACAGGGCATGCACATGTACGAGGAAATGACGAATGGGCGAGCAGAGGAGACGTGTGGAGCTTAGAAGCTATGTTTAAAGACGCTAACCTAGAAGGCCAAAGACCACTTCCAGATAGTATTGTGACCATAGGAGAAATGCTTCAAAAAGCTGGCTATCAAACTGGTATTGTGGGAAAGTGGGGACTAGGAGGCCCTGAAACAGAAAGCATTCCAACCACCCAAGGTTTCAACTTTTTCTATGGTTACAACTGCCAGCGACAAGCACATACTTACTACCCCAGCCATCTTTGGAAAAATGAAGAAAAAATTGTCCTAAAGAATAAAATTGTTCCACTGGCACAAGGATTACCACAAAACCTCGATCCATACGACCCTGTTAGCTATGAGCCATATAGTCAAAATGATTACTCAGCCACCCTCATGCATGATGAAGCACTGGGCTTTATTGATCTAAATAAAAATAATCCCTTTTTCCTTTATTATGCCTCCCCTATTCCACATGTAGCCCTTCAAGCTCCTGAAAAATGGGTAAAATACTACGAAACAAAGTTTGGCAGAGAAGAGCCTTATACTGGCAAAAGTTATTACCCTAATCGTACACCTAGAGCAACTTACGCCGCAATGATTACCTATTTGGATGAACAGGTAGGCGAATTAGTGCAAAAGCTAAAAGACAATGGTCAATATGAAAACACGCTTATTATATTCACAAGCGACAATGGACCATCTTATGCTGGCGGTGCTCCAACTAAGCATTTTCAAAGTGGCAAGCCATACTCTGCTGAATATGGCAGGGCAAAAGGATTTGTGTTTGAAGGTGGAATTCGAGTTCCAATGATCGCTGCATGGCCCAGAAAAATCAAGGCAGGTAGCAAAAGCGACCACATTTCAGCTTTTTATGATGTCATGGCAACATTTGCTGACATCTCAAAAGTGGAAGCTCCCAGTAATGATGGTATTAGCTTCTTACCTACACTTTTGGGTAAAAAACAAAAGCAACATGAATACCTATTTTGGGAATTTACAGGCTATAACGGACAGCAAGCAATAAGGAAGGGAGATTGGAAAGCAATTCGAATTGGGATCATGAAAGGAGAAATGGGAATTAAGCTTTTTGATTTATCGAAAGATCCACTTGAATTAAATGATATTGCTAACCGAAACCCAAAAGTCGTGAAAGAAATGGAGCGAATTTTCAGAGAAAATCATACTCGAGCAAGTACTGAGAAATTTCGAATGGCTGAATTGGGTGATTGA
- a CDS encoding L,D-transpeptidase catalytic domain: MKKITLLCLIGFFTSAMIPVDFLTSQLQFQRVRVAKAQKGSKVTTMLSSNDIDKNAFNLFIRGIKDEQKLEVWAKNKSENSYKLINTYDFCATTGELGPKRRSGDKQMPEGFYKVDRFNPESAYYLSFRINYPNESDLHFADKLNPGDNIFIHGDCITIGCIPIGDENIKELYLLAAMAKDSGPVNVHIFPTRMDKGMETISKGASGDLKKFWSSLTPGYTSFEKNKTLPNVSVGSDGYYLVK; this comes from the coding sequence ATGAAAAAAATCACACTACTATGCCTAATCGGCTTTTTTACCTCTGCAATGATTCCTGTAGACTTCTTAACATCTCAACTTCAATTTCAAAGAGTAAGAGTTGCAAAAGCTCAAAAAGGAAGTAAAGTAACCACAATGCTTTCTTCAAATGATATTGACAAAAACGCCTTCAACCTATTCATTAGAGGAATTAAGGATGAGCAAAAACTTGAAGTTTGGGCAAAAAACAAGTCAGAAAATTCCTATAAATTGATTAACACTTACGATTTCTGTGCAACTACGGGAGAATTAGGCCCCAAAAGACGAAGTGGAGACAAGCAAATGCCAGAAGGGTTTTATAAAGTAGACCGTTTTAACCCCGAAAGTGCTTATTATCTGTCTTTTAGAATCAATTACCCTAACGAGTCAGATTTGCATTTCGCCGATAAATTAAATCCCGGCGACAATATCTTTATTCATGGAGATTGCATTACCATTGGATGTATTCCTATTGGTGACGAAAACATAAAGGAGCTTTATCTTTTAGCTGCAATGGCAAAGGATAGTGGTCCAGTAAACGTTCATATATTCCCTACCAGAATGGACAAGGGAATGGAAACGATTTCCAAAGGTGCATCTGGAGATTTGAAGAAGTTTTGGTCTTCTTTAACGCCAGGATATACATCATTTGAAAAAAATAAAACCCTTCCAAATGTAAGTGTTGGAAGTGACGGATATTACTTGGTAAAGTAA
- a CDS encoding GMP synthase - Glutamine amidotransferase, with protein sequence MKENIKIAILDMYDGYPNEGMRCIKMLLGEFLAKDGIKGNYDIFDIRGKEELPEIEDYDIYISTGGPGSPIVEGHRWEGRFFNFLDQIKNYNLVNSDKKYIFLICHSFQLAVQHFDLGTVCERRSTSFGVMPIHKVDEDLLFEPLEDPFWAVDSRDFQVIQPREEEFERIGAKILALEKERPHIPLERAIMAIRFSDEIFGVQFHPEADAEGMRRYFLQEDKKLAVIKEHGEEKYNEMIEHLDDPDKIMFTESVIIPRFLETAYQSYQKDLSPAY encoded by the coding sequence ATGAAGGAAAATATAAAAATTGCCATTTTGGATATGTACGACGGCTACCCCAATGAAGGGATGCGTTGTATTAAAATGTTGTTAGGAGAGTTTTTGGCAAAAGATGGAATCAAAGGGAATTACGACATATTTGATATCAGAGGAAAAGAAGAATTACCAGAGATTGAGGATTATGACATTTACATTTCTACAGGTGGCCCAGGAAGTCCAATAGTGGAAGGACATAGATGGGAAGGAAGGTTTTTCAACTTTCTAGATCAAATAAAGAACTACAATTTAGTTAACTCAGATAAGAAGTACATTTTCTTAATTTGTCATTCATTTCAGTTGGCGGTTCAGCATTTCGATCTTGGTACTGTATGCGAGCGAAGATCTACTTCTTTTGGCGTTATGCCAATTCACAAGGTTGACGAAGATCTACTCTTTGAGCCTTTGGAAGATCCGTTTTGGGCTGTTGATTCTAGAGATTTTCAAGTGATTCAGCCGCGTGAAGAGGAGTTTGAGAGAATTGGGGCAAAAATATTAGCATTAGAAAAAGAGCGACCACACATTCCTTTGGAGCGTGCTATAATGGCGATTAGATTTAGTGATGAAATTTTTGGTGTTCAATTCCACCCCGAAGCTGATGCCGAAGGAATGCGTAGGTATTTCTTACAAGAGGACAAAAAACTCGCTGTGATTAAAGAACATGGTGAAGAGAAATACAATGAAATGATTGAGCACTTGGACGATCCTGATAAAATCATGTTTACAGAATCAGTTATTATTCCAAGGTTTTTAGAAACTGCCTACCAATCGTACCAAAAGGATTTAAGCCCAGCTTATTGA
- a CDS encoding Glutathione synthase/RimK-type ligase, ATP-grasp superfamily has product MKKIGILFGMEDTFPWAFCDRVNELTGKKDIIAEPVLIDKVEQAVDNGYAVIIDRISQDVPFYRAMLKNAAISGTAVINNPFWWSADEKFFNNALAVKLGIPVPKTVLLPSKERPADTSESSFRNLKLPLAWEEMFDTIGFPAYMKPHSGGGWKSVYRVDNPQDLWEKHNETEELVMMLQEEIIFTDYYRCYCLGGKYVHIMPYEPRNPHHLRYAAKPQTQGAEHTKLMKLIHEYVLKLNHALGYDFNTVEFAIRDGIPYAIDFCNPAPDADIHSVGQDNFDWIVDNAAKFAIEKAKAHKLGQNNCTWGGFVRASVENKPYSTIGEVEKKVTKPRAKSAKKA; this is encoded by the coding sequence ATGAAAAAAATAGGAATACTTTTCGGAATGGAAGATACTTTTCCATGGGCATTTTGTGATAGAGTAAATGAACTCACTGGTAAAAAAGACATCATCGCAGAACCCGTTCTCATAGATAAAGTTGAACAAGCTGTAGATAACGGTTACGCCGTTATTATTGATAGAATTTCTCAGGATGTGCCCTTTTATAGAGCGATGCTGAAAAATGCTGCCATAAGTGGCACAGCTGTAATCAATAACCCTTTTTGGTGGAGTGCTGATGAGAAATTTTTTAACAACGCACTTGCTGTAAAACTAGGTATACCGGTTCCTAAGACTGTGCTTTTACCTTCAAAAGAGCGTCCAGCTGATACTTCGGAAAGTTCATTCCGTAACCTTAAGCTACCATTGGCTTGGGAAGAAATGTTTGACACAATTGGTTTTCCTGCATATATGAAACCTCACTCTGGAGGAGGATGGAAGAGCGTATATCGTGTTGACAATCCTCAAGACCTTTGGGAAAAACACAACGAAACAGAAGAGCTTGTAATGATGCTGCAAGAAGAAATCATCTTTACAGATTACTATAGATGCTACTGCCTAGGTGGTAAGTATGTCCATATTATGCCGTACGAGCCTAGAAACCCACACCACCTTAGATATGCAGCGAAGCCACAAACACAAGGTGCTGAACATACCAAACTCATGAAATTGATTCATGAATATGTGTTAAAGTTAAACCACGCTTTGGGATATGACTTCAATACTGTAGAATTCGCAATTAGAGATGGAATTCCATATGCTATCGATTTCTGTAACCCTGCTCCCGATGCAGATATTCACTCCGTTGGGCAAGACAACTTCGATTGGATTGTTGACAATGCTGCAAAGTTTGCCATTGAAAAAGCAAAAGCTCATAAACTTGGTCAAAACAATTGTACATGGGGTGGTTTTGTAAGAGCGTCTGTGGAAAACAAGCCATACAGTACCATAGGAGAAGTAGAAAAGAAAGTTACAAAACCAAGAGCAAAATCAGCTAAAAAAGCATAA
- a CDS encoding Esterase/lipase superfamily enzyme: MQEEHINYYSHSLGRNIEVVKHGHWGYPVLLFPTSMGNVYQNKDFGLLDTIKHRIDGGELKIFSVASIDFESFYGKHLSPNIKIYNYYLYAKFLHEELVPYIKRECNVDRIGIAGCSFGAYHAANYAFKYPDDINFLISMSGAYSISSFMNGYYDDNVYFNNPVDFMKNAESWKYNHMKIVLGTSEWDICKKDNIEMSRLLGDKQIAHWYDEKKWIEHDWPLWKMAFPEYLNAFHP, translated from the coding sequence ATGCAAGAAGAACACATTAATTATTATTCCCACTCACTGGGAAGAAACATTGAAGTCGTAAAACATGGTCATTGGGGTTATCCAGTATTGCTTTTCCCTACCTCGATGGGTAATGTTTACCAAAACAAAGATTTTGGCTTATTAGACACAATCAAGCATAGAATTGATGGTGGCGAATTAAAGATTTTCAGTGTAGCTTCTATCGACTTTGAGTCATTTTATGGGAAACACTTGTCTCCCAATATTAAAATTTACAACTATTATCTCTATGCCAAATTTCTTCATGAAGAACTAGTTCCGTATATTAAACGAGAATGTAATGTAGACCGCATTGGTATTGCTGGATGTAGTTTTGGTGCTTATCATGCCGCCAATTATGCATTTAAGTACCCAGATGATATTAATTTTTTAATTTCGATGAGCGGTGCCTACAGTATTTCATCTTTTATGAATGGGTATTATGACGACAACGTGTACTTCAACAATCCAGTCGATTTTATGAAAAATGCGGAAAGTTGGAAATACAATCACATGAAAATTGTACTGGGTACAAGTGAATGGGATATCTGTAAAAAGGATAACATTGAAATGTCAAGACTGCTAGGAGACAAGCAAATAGCTCATTGGTACGATGAAAAAAAATGGATTGAACACGATTGGCCTTTATGGAAAATGGCATTCCCTGAGTATTTAAATGCATTTCACCCATAA
- a CDS encoding carboxylate-amine ligase — translation MPLFTLGIEEEFQTINPRTRELKSHMSQIVDGGQVILQERIKQEMHQAVVETVSNVCENIQQAREEVTYLRRMLIDLARKQKLLVASAGTHPFSDWQHQLITSDERYDKLIDEMRDVARGNLIFGLHVHVGIDDRNEAIKIMNEVRYFLPHIFALSTNSPFWCGRDTGFKSYRSKVFDKFPRTGIPDYFGSASEYDNYVNLLIKTNCIDNGKKIWWDIRVHPFYPTIEFRICDVPMRVDETICLAAIMQAIIAKLYKLREQNLSFRGYRRLLISENKWRAARYGIEAKLIDFGKETEVDFKDLVGELLYFIDDVVDELGSRKEVEYVHEIMKNGTGADRQIRVFEETNSLKAVVDYIVEETKFGI, via the coding sequence ATGCCTCTATTCACCCTAGGTATTGAAGAAGAATTCCAAACAATAAACCCTCGTACCCGAGAGTTGAAATCTCATATGTCTCAAATCGTAGACGGCGGACAAGTGATTCTGCAAGAGCGAATCAAGCAAGAGATGCATCAAGCCGTGGTAGAGACAGTTTCCAATGTTTGTGAAAATATTCAACAAGCCAGAGAAGAGGTCACGTATTTGAGGAGAATGCTCATTGACTTAGCAAGAAAGCAAAAGCTTTTAGTTGCCTCTGCAGGTACCCACCCTTTCTCCGACTGGCAACATCAGTTAATTACATCCGACGAGCGATATGATAAACTCATAGACGAAATGCGAGATGTGGCAAGAGGTAACCTCATCTTTGGATTACACGTACACGTAGGAATTGATGACAGAAATGAAGCCATAAAGATCATGAATGAGGTAAGGTATTTCTTACCTCATATCTTTGCCTTGAGTACAAACTCACCCTTTTGGTGTGGAAGAGATACTGGTTTTAAGTCTTATCGATCCAAAGTTTTTGACAAGTTTCCTAGAACTGGAATTCCAGATTACTTCGGGTCAGCATCTGAATACGATAATTATGTGAATCTTTTGATCAAAACCAATTGTATCGACAACGGTAAAAAAATATGGTGGGATATCAGGGTTCACCCATTTTACCCTACTATTGAATTCCGTATATGTGATGTACCAATGAGGGTGGACGAAACAATTTGTTTAGCCGCCATCATGCAAGCTATTATTGCAAAACTATATAAACTGAGAGAACAAAACTTGAGTTTCAGGGGCTATAGGAGGTTGCTTATAAGCGAAAATAAATGGAGAGCTGCACGATACGGAATTGAAGCCAAATTGATTGACTTTGGAAAAGAAACTGAAGTTGACTTCAAGGACTTGGTAGGTGAATTACTCTACTTTATCGATGACGTAGTAGACGAACTTGGCTCTAGAAAAGAAGTGGAATATGTTCATGAAATAATGAAGAATGGTACCGGAGCTGATCGCCAAATTAGGGTTTTTGAAGAAACAAATAGCCTAAAAGCTGTGGTAGATTACATCGTGGAGGAAACCAAATTTGGTATTTGA